One stretch of Gemmatimonadota bacterium DNA includes these proteins:
- a CDS encoding HAD family phosphatase, giving the protein MIKAIIWDMGGVLIKENLTVDDTQIPQIGMSIAELAQMVFYHPLTPKLFVGEEHPEKLWKVIGDELNISNDEAQKLGADFWGEPIWNYDLLDYITSLKGKYKLGVLSDAWITTRKIVQEEIHDDRFDAIMFSAEEGLRKPDPKIFQRMLSRLEVTAEEAIFVDDRINNVQGAEQVSIHGIHYTPEIDIQERVNQITSNAKTKNPSPK; this is encoded by the coding sequence GTGATCAAAGCCATCATCTGGGATATGGGTGGAGTACTGATAAAAGAAAACCTAACAGTGGACGACACTCAAATTCCTCAAATTGGTATGTCAATAGCTGAACTGGCCCAAATGGTATTCTATCACCCTCTAACGCCGAAACTTTTCGTGGGGGAAGAACATCCAGAAAAGTTATGGAAAGTTATTGGAGATGAACTGAATATATCAAATGATGAAGCACAGAAATTAGGTGCGGATTTCTGGGGCGAACCCATCTGGAATTATGATCTGTTAGACTATATTACCTCATTAAAAGGCAAATATAAACTCGGCGTACTCAGCGATGCTTGGATCACGACACGCAAAATTGTACAGGAAGAGATTCATGATGACCGTTTTGACGCGATAATGTTCTCTGCGGAAGAAGGTTTGCGCAAACCTGACCCAAAGATTTTTCAGCGTATGCTATCCCGTTTGGAAGTGACTGCTGAAGAAGCCATTTTTGTGGATGACAGAATTAACAATGTGCAAGGCGCAGAGCAAGTTAGCATACATGGTATTCACTATACGCCAGAAATCGATATCCAAG
- a CDS encoding DUF5069 domain-containing protein, whose product METHVPLISTRTKGPLGLVHLPRLWLKMRLSAKGKLADEYRAGEGGFDGLLLEALGIDSTAAVAFVSTSQPSYLEFEAWVKENAKPESLTQEAIDQFNERILSFPKPEPGRSEMLEILGLPQSDKAWLGTDLNDLDDWHGFHLALLNEE is encoded by the coding sequence ATGGAGACACATGTTCCACTCATCAGCACCCGGACAAAAGGCCCGTTGGGATTGGTTCACCTTCCGAGGCTATGGTTGAAAATGCGTCTGTCGGCAAAGGGCAAGTTGGCAGATGAATACAGAGCGGGTGAAGGCGGGTTCGATGGCCTGCTGCTCGAAGCTCTGGGAATTGATTCGACCGCTGCTGTCGCTTTCGTAAGTACGTCGCAGCCGAGCTACCTGGAATTCGAGGCTTGGGTAAAGGAAAATGCGAAACCGGAAAGCCTGACGCAGGAGGCGATTGACCAATTCAACGAACGCATCCTCTCGTTCCCCAAGCCAGAGCCTGGCCGAAGCGAAATGCTTGAGATCCTTGGGTTGCCCCAGTCTGACAAAGCGTGGCTCGGCACCGACCTCAACGATCTCGACGACTGGCACGGCTTTCATCTGGCGTTACTCAATGAGGAGTGA